The following coding sequences lie in one Apium graveolens cultivar Ventura chromosome 3, ASM990537v1, whole genome shotgun sequence genomic window:
- the LOC141713713 gene encoding uncharacterized protein LOC141713713, protein MMSSLVLSTPFLHCKLSASSHHSQLQYTCSYYRLPISRSSISHRSLKNGHSSIRVVTPANEGAIPVMNFEDFLEKDYSFLETDRTSATEVNKKMERIISAGEIEQSSMVLVSIGSEEFVDKLVDSSPCQQLLVVHDSLLTLACIKEKYDKVNCWQGELIYLPEKWESFDVVFLYFLPSLAHELDQVLQSLASRCLPGARLVISHPGGREELERQRQHYPEVIVADLPDKMSLENAAASNLFEVIEFVDEPGFYLAVIKFKAKC, encoded by the exons ATGATGAGTTCTCTTGTTTTATCAACTCCTTTTCTCCACTGTAAACTATCAGCGTCTAGTCATCATTCACAGCTTCAGTATACTTGTTCTTATTATCGCTTGCCCATAAGTCGTTCTTCCATCTCACATCGTTCTTTAAAAAATGGTCACTCGTCCATTCGTGTGGTAACTCCTGCAAATGAAGGTGCCATCCCTGTCATGAATTTCGAAGATTTTTTAGAGAAAGATTATTCATTTCTTGAGACAGACCGTACAAGTGCCACTGAAGTTAATAAGAAGATGGAGAGGATCATATCTGCGGGAGAAATTGAGCAGAGTTCAATGGTTTTGGTTTCTATTGGTTCGGAAGAATTTGTGGATAAGTTGGTTGATTCATCACCCTGTCAACAATTGCTTGTTGTCCATGACTCACTTTTAACATTAGCCTGCATCAAGGAGAAGTATGACAAGGTTAATTGTTGGCAAGGAGAACTAATCTATTTACCAGAAAAGTGGGAATCTTTTGATGTCGTGTTCCTCTATTTCTTGCCCTCTTTGGCACATGAACTTGATCAGGTGTTACAATCACTTGCTAGTCGCTGTTTGCCAG GTGCAAGACTTGTAATCAGTCATCCTGGCGGGAGGGAAGAGCTTGAACGACAGCGGCAACATTATCCTGAGGTCATAGTCGCCGACTTGCCTGATAAGATGTCCTTGGAAAATGCCGCAGCTAGTAATTTATTTGAGGTGATCGAGTTTGTTGATGAACCTGGTTTTTACTTGGCAGTTATAAAATTCAAAGCAAAATGTTGA